From Camelina sativa cultivar DH55 chromosome 7, Cs, whole genome shotgun sequence, one genomic window encodes:
- the LOC104702795 gene encoding KH domain-containing protein HEN4-like isoform X2, with protein sequence MNKRRGVTTAVAKRRPVIHVLPDETAIRVVCHASVIGGIIGPNGSVVSKLRRETGTKIHCESPVNGSDHWVVFIVGSTAVDKSVLLTDRVGDFSGGEHEDWVTCEVSAAQSALIRVLERSWVVLAAKDSGGVVDGEDEEACCGILADRNQIGAVLGLGGKNVEWMRRESGAMIRVLPPPICGTNTDELIQITGDVLAVKKALVMVSTCIQNSPPLNGYPPPLCSKAYESSTDGNLEDPHSEFFPNLHSSLPNASETAEGDRHLPSLYEEEGDRRFQVSENTEGKVVFKMIYTSVTVGGIIGKQGSIVRALQNQSGASILVGAPLKVSGERVVTISARENLESRYSHAQNALALVFARSVEIDVEKGRRPRLHNGPLVKAKLLVPSQFANSLIENRNREAIIATGAHVHIPVGDQILERISENEVVIEIKGEYSHVQKTLTQVSSKLRENLLPKKVLGEMRARDTNPYLQPSQQNVSRGDSLSVSDSEQELKMVRSSAEVMKPVDSLKLTKVFKVVDDLTQGMKQLQVSSNGDDYFSQPRSKGVSMRKVTLELVVEKDALGSLYGRDGSGLDNLSQISGAKVDVKDPKGVEATVLISGNPEQTRTAMSLIDSILADQ encoded by the exons ATGAACAAACGCCGTGGAGTAACAACCGCCGTGGCGAAACGCCGTCCGGTGATACACGTGTTACCAGATGAGACGGCGATACGAGTTGTCTGCCATGCGTCAGTAATCGGCGGCATAATCGGTCCGAACGGCTCCGTCGTATCGAAGCTCCGTCGCGAAACCGGTACTAAAATTCACTGCGAGTCTCCGGTTAACGGCTCCGACCACTGGGTTGTCTTCATCGTTGGTTCGACCGCGGTTGATAAAAGCGTTCTCTTGACTGACAGAGTCGGAGATTTCTCAGGAGGGGAACACGAAGATTGGGTGACTTGTGAGGTCTCCGCTGCTCAGTCGGCgttgattagggttttggagagatcttgggTTGTTTTAGCGGCTAAAGATAGTGGCGGAGTTGTTGATGGTGAGGATGAAGAAGCTTGTTGTGGGATTTTGGCTGATCGGAATCAGATTGGTGCTGTTTTGGGTTTGGGTGGGAAGAATGTTGAGTGGATGCGGAGAGAGTCTGGTGccatgattagggttttgcctCCTCCCATTTGTGGTACTAACACTGATGAACTCATTCAG ATAACTGGAGATGTCTTGGCTGTGAAGAAGGCACTAGTTATGGTATCGACTTGTATTCAAAATAGTCCACCTCTCAACGGGTATCCACCGCCGCTTTGCAGCAAAGCTTATGAGTCGTCTACTGATGGAAACTTGGAGGATCCACATTCTGAGTTTTTCCCAAATCTGCATTCTTCGTTGCCTAATGCTTCAGAGACTGCTGAAGGAGATAGACATTTGCCTTCactatatgaagaagaaggagacagGAGGTTTCAAGTTTCGGAAAATACAGAAGGAAAAGTTGTGTTCAAGATGATCTACACAAGTGTTACAGTTGGAGGCATTATTGGGAAACAAGGAAGTATTGTCAGAGCTCTGCAGAATCAGTCAGGTGCTTCTATTTTGGTTGGAGCTCCTTTAAAAGTATCCGGTGAACGAGTTGTTACCATTTCCGCACGTGAG aacCTTGAGTCACGGTACTCTCATGCACAAAACGCTCTGGCTCTTGTCTTCGCAAGATCTGTTGAGATTGATGTTGAGAAAGGTCGGCGTCCTAGATTGCACAATGGTCCTTTGGTGAAAGCTAAGTTGTTGGTACCATCACAGTTTGCTAATAGCTTAATCGAAAATAGAAACAGAGAAGCAATCATAGCGACTGGTGCTCATGTGCACATTCCAGTAGGCGACCAGATTTTAGAGAGGATCTCAGAAAACGAAGTGGTGATTGAG ATTAAGGGAGAGTATAGTCATGTACAAAAGACCTTGACTCAAGTTTCCTCCAAATTACGGGAAAACCTCTTGCCAAAGAAGGTCCTCGGAGAAATGAGAGCTAGAGATACTAATCCATATCTGCAACCATCACAACAA AACGTAAGCAGAGGTGATTCTCTCTCGGTATCAGATAGTGAACAAGAGTTGAAGATGGTCAGAAGCAGTGCAGAAGTAATGAAACCAGTGGATTCTTTAAAGCTAACCAAGGTATTTAAAGTTGTGGATGACTTGACACAGGGAATGAAACAGCTTCAAGTTTCTAGCAATGGAGATGACTATTTTTCACAACCACg AAGTAAAGGTGTATCTATGAGAAAAGTAACCTTGGAGTTAGTAGTCGAGAAAGATGCTCTTGGTTCACTCTATGGTAGAGATGGCAGCGGTCTGGATAATCTCTCACAG ATTTCAGGAGCCAAAGTAGATGTAAAGGATCCTAAAGGAGTTGAAGCTACGGTCTTAATCAGTGGGAATCCTGAGCAAACCCGCACAGCGATGTCTTTGATCGATTCAATCCTTGCTGATCAATGA
- the LOC104702795 gene encoding KH domain-containing protein HEN4-like isoform X1: protein MNKRRGVTTAVAKRRPVIHVLPDETAIRVVCHASVIGGIIGPNGSVVSKLRRETGTKIHCESPVNGSDHWVVFIVGSTAVDKSVLLTDRVGDFSGGEHEDWVTCEVSAAQSALIRVLERSWVVLAAKDSGGVVDGEDEEACCGILADRNQIGAVLGLGGKNVEWMRRESGAMIRVLPPPICGTNTDELIQITGDVLAVKKALVMVSTCIQNSPPLNGYPPPLCSKAYESSTDGNLEDPHSEFFPNLHSSLPNASETAEGDRHLPSLYEEEGDRRFQVSENTEGKVVFKMIYTSVTVGGIIGKQGSIVRALQNQSGASILVGAPLKVSGERVVTISARENLESRYSHAQNALALVFARSVEIDVEKGRRPRLHNGPLVKAKLLVPSQFANSLIENRNREAIIATGAHVHIPVGDQILERISENEVVIEIKGEYSHVQKTLTQVSSKLRENLLPKKVLGEMRARDTNPYLQPSQQNVSRGDSLSVSDSEQELKMVRSSAEVMKPVDSLKLTKVFKVVDDLTQGMKQLQVSSNGDDYFSQPRRSKGVSMRKVTLELVVEKDALGSLYGRDGSGLDNLSQISGAKVDVKDPKGVEATVLISGNPEQTRTAMSLIDSILADQ, encoded by the exons ATGAACAAACGCCGTGGAGTAACAACCGCCGTGGCGAAACGCCGTCCGGTGATACACGTGTTACCAGATGAGACGGCGATACGAGTTGTCTGCCATGCGTCAGTAATCGGCGGCATAATCGGTCCGAACGGCTCCGTCGTATCGAAGCTCCGTCGCGAAACCGGTACTAAAATTCACTGCGAGTCTCCGGTTAACGGCTCCGACCACTGGGTTGTCTTCATCGTTGGTTCGACCGCGGTTGATAAAAGCGTTCTCTTGACTGACAGAGTCGGAGATTTCTCAGGAGGGGAACACGAAGATTGGGTGACTTGTGAGGTCTCCGCTGCTCAGTCGGCgttgattagggttttggagagatcttgggTTGTTTTAGCGGCTAAAGATAGTGGCGGAGTTGTTGATGGTGAGGATGAAGAAGCTTGTTGTGGGATTTTGGCTGATCGGAATCAGATTGGTGCTGTTTTGGGTTTGGGTGGGAAGAATGTTGAGTGGATGCGGAGAGAGTCTGGTGccatgattagggttttgcctCCTCCCATTTGTGGTACTAACACTGATGAACTCATTCAG ATAACTGGAGATGTCTTGGCTGTGAAGAAGGCACTAGTTATGGTATCGACTTGTATTCAAAATAGTCCACCTCTCAACGGGTATCCACCGCCGCTTTGCAGCAAAGCTTATGAGTCGTCTACTGATGGAAACTTGGAGGATCCACATTCTGAGTTTTTCCCAAATCTGCATTCTTCGTTGCCTAATGCTTCAGAGACTGCTGAAGGAGATAGACATTTGCCTTCactatatgaagaagaaggagacagGAGGTTTCAAGTTTCGGAAAATACAGAAGGAAAAGTTGTGTTCAAGATGATCTACACAAGTGTTACAGTTGGAGGCATTATTGGGAAACAAGGAAGTATTGTCAGAGCTCTGCAGAATCAGTCAGGTGCTTCTATTTTGGTTGGAGCTCCTTTAAAAGTATCCGGTGAACGAGTTGTTACCATTTCCGCACGTGAG aacCTTGAGTCACGGTACTCTCATGCACAAAACGCTCTGGCTCTTGTCTTCGCAAGATCTGTTGAGATTGATGTTGAGAAAGGTCGGCGTCCTAGATTGCACAATGGTCCTTTGGTGAAAGCTAAGTTGTTGGTACCATCACAGTTTGCTAATAGCTTAATCGAAAATAGAAACAGAGAAGCAATCATAGCGACTGGTGCTCATGTGCACATTCCAGTAGGCGACCAGATTTTAGAGAGGATCTCAGAAAACGAAGTGGTGATTGAG ATTAAGGGAGAGTATAGTCATGTACAAAAGACCTTGACTCAAGTTTCCTCCAAATTACGGGAAAACCTCTTGCCAAAGAAGGTCCTCGGAGAAATGAGAGCTAGAGATACTAATCCATATCTGCAACCATCACAACAA AACGTAAGCAGAGGTGATTCTCTCTCGGTATCAGATAGTGAACAAGAGTTGAAGATGGTCAGAAGCAGTGCAGAAGTAATGAAACCAGTGGATTCTTTAAAGCTAACCAAGGTATTTAAAGTTGTGGATGACTTGACACAGGGAATGAAACAGCTTCAAGTTTCTAGCAATGGAGATGACTATTTTTCACAACCACg cAGAAGTAAAGGTGTATCTATGAGAAAAGTAACCTTGGAGTTAGTAGTCGAGAAAGATGCTCTTGGTTCACTCTATGGTAGAGATGGCAGCGGTCTGGATAATCTCTCACAG ATTTCAGGAGCCAAAGTAGATGTAAAGGATCCTAAAGGAGTTGAAGCTACGGTCTTAATCAGTGGGAATCCTGAGCAAACCCGCACAGCGATGTCTTTGATCGATTCAATCCTTGCTGATCAATGA
- the LOC104702797 gene encoding kinesin-like protein KIF3A, whose protein sequence is MEDIQIDATTAPADPLLMSLCSPEIPYSQFVSDATVKLKIGDTSFVDSCEEDSLGDSMVCDPNSRLVTTGFTKPHCTDETIMFINAGGDDDSKVLLDSALKILRDTYFEGGDVLRTEEVIVEAGDFPFLYQSARVGNFSYRLNNLVPGEHLIDLHFAEIINTNGPKGIRVFNVYVQDEKVLTEFDIFSVVGANRPLLLADLRVMVMDDGLIRVRFEGINGSPVVCGICVRKAPQVSVPRTSQDYIKCENCATEIEISPRRKRLMRAKAHDKYEKKIAELSERYEHKTNECHEAWMSLTSANEQLEKVSMELDIKMYEARSLDQTVVTQADCLKSITSKYENDKRHWATALDTLQEKIEIMKREQSQLSQEAHECVEGIPELYKMVDGVQALVSQCEDLKHKYSEEHAKRKELYNHIQETKGNIRVFCRCRPLNKEETSTKSATIIDFDGAKDGELGVITGNNSKKSFKFDRVYSPRDGQVDVFADASPMVVSVLDGYNVCIFAYGQTGTGKTFTMEGTPQNRGVNYRTVEQLFEVARERKETISYNISVSVLEVYNEQIRDLLATSPPSKKLEIKQSSDGSHHVPGLVEANVENINEVWNVLQAGSNARAVGSNNVNEHSSRSHCMLSIMVKAKNLMNGDCTKSKLWLVDLAGSERLAKTDVQGERLKEAQNINRSLSALGDVIYALATKSSHIPYRNSKLTHLLQDSLGGDSKTLMFVQISPSEHDVSETLSSLNFATRVRGVELGPARKQVDTGEIQKMKAMVEKARQESRAKDESIKKLEENIQNLECKHKGRDHSYRSLQEKNKELESQVDLLNNQSEKQSAQLQERLKSRDEICSNLQEKVKELECKLRERHQSDSAAYHQKVKDYENKLKDSEEISLVWQQKAKDYENKLKESEGNSFVWQQKIKELETKHKAEQSQEAVLLRQKIKELEMRLKEQEQHIQQMATTREFPDVVNATPNEVRTCFKDDNFGNENIESNNNILTTSNRLKINKRHDSLNLNEMTRKKRASRSGETENNGDDPHMKEKRIRKSDPPKVLSRVVRPTRPASGSSNPVPVAHKRVIKREQQEAPVGKERDPKKKIWSR, encoded by the exons ATGGAAGATATTCAGATCGACGCTACAACAGCTCCGGCGGATCCATTACTCATGTCGCTTTGTTCACCGGAGATTCCGTATTCCCAATTCGTTAGTGATGCAACTGTGAAACTAAAGATCGGAGATACTTCCTTCGTCGACTCCTGTGAAGAAGATTCTCTGGGTGATTCAATGGTGTGTGATCCTAATTCGAGACTCGTCACTACTGGTTTCACAAAACCTCATTGCACAG ATGAGACTATTATGTTCATAAACGCTGGAGGAGATGATGATTCGAAGGTGTTATTAGATTCGGCATTGAAAATACTCAGAGACACTTATTTCGAAGGAGGTGATGTGCTGAGAACTGAGGAGGTTATCGTTGAAGCCGGAGACTTTCCGTTCCTTTATCAGTCAGCGCGTGTCGGCAACTTTAGCTACCGGCTAAACAATCTTGTTCCTGGAGAACACTTGATCGATCTCCATTTCGCTGAGATTATTAATACTAATGGACCTAAAGGGATAAGGGTGTTCAATGTCTATGTTCAAGATGAGAAG GTGTTAACTGAATTCGATATCTTCTCGGTTGTTGGCGCAAACAGGCCACTCCTGTTGGCTGACTTAAGGGTCATGGTGATGGATGATGGATTGATCAGGGTAAGGTTTGAAGGAATCAATGGAAGTCCAGTGGTTTGTGGGATTTGTGTGAGGAAAGCGCCACAGGTTTCAG TTCCAAGGACATCACAAGATTATATTAAGTGTGAGAACTGTGCTACAGAAATAGAGATTTCTCCCAGACGG AAGAGGCTTATGCGAGCCAAAGCTCATGACAAGTATGAGAAGAAGATAGCAGAGCTTTCTGAACGATATGAACATAAGACAAACGAGTGCCACGAAGCATGGATGTCACTGACCTCTGCCAATGAGCAACTAGAGAAAGTGAGTATGGAACTTGACATAAAGATGTACGAGGCACGCTCTCTAG ACCAAACTGTGGTAACACAAGCTGATTGTTTGAAGAGTATCACTAGCAAGTATGAGAATGACAAGAGACATTGGGCCACTGCACTAGATACTCTACAGGAGAAAATAGAG ATAATGAAAAGGGAACAATCTCAGCTATCACAGGAAGCACACGAATGCGTGGAAGGGATCCCTGAATTGTATAAAATGGTTGATGGAGTTCAAGCACTCG TTTCACAGTGTGAGGATCTTAAGCACAAGTACAGCGAGGAACACGCGAAGAGAAAGGAGCTGTACAACCATATACAAGAGACTAAAG GCaatattagggttttttgtCGATGCCGCCCTTTGAACAAGGAGGAGACATCAACTAAGTCTGCAACAATTATTGACTTTGATGGAGCAAAAGATGGAGAGCTTGGTGTCATTACAGGAAACAATTCCAAGAAAAGTTTCAAGTTTGACAGAGTCTATTCACCGAGAGATGGTCAAG TTGATGTCTTTGCCGATGCTTCTCCTATGGTTGTCTCAGTGCTCGACGGCTACAATGTTTGTATTTTTGCATACGGGCAAACAGGAACAGGAAAGACGTTTACAATGGAAGGTACTCCACAAAACAGGGGTGTCAACTATAGAACCGTCGAGCAATTATTTGAAGTTGCTAGAGAAAGGAAAGAGACAATTTCATACAACATATCAGTTAGTGTGCTTGAAGTGTACAATGAACAAATAAGAGACTTGTTGGCAACATCTCCACCATCAAAGAA GTTGGAGATAAAACAGTCCTCTGACGGATCCCATCATGTTCCTGGATTAGTAGAAGCAAATGTGGAAAACATAAATGAAGTATGGAATGTTCTTCAGGCTGGGAGCAATGCAAGGGCTGTTGGATCCAATAATGTGAATGAGCATAGCAGCCGCTCCCACTG CATGCTCTCTATAATGGTAAAAGCAAAGAACCTGATGAATGGTGATTGCACAAAAAGCAAGCTTTGGCTTGTAGATTTAGCCGGAAGTGAGAGGTTGGCAAAGACTGACGTGCAAGGTGAGCGTCTGAAGGAAGCACAGAACATCAATAGGTCGCTTTCAGCTCTCGGGGATGTGATTTATGCATTGGCAACAAAGAGTAGTCACATTCCATACAG GAACTCAAAATTAACTCATTTGCTTCAAGACTCACTGG GAGGTGACTCAAAGACGCTCATGTTTGTGCAAATCAGCCCCTCTGAGCATGATGTGAGTGAGACTTTAAGTTCACTCAACTTTGCTACTCGTGTAAGAGGGGTTGAGTTGGGTCCGGCAAGGAAGCAAGTTGACACTGGTGAGATTCAGAAGATGAAAGCGATG GTGGAGAAAGCAAGGCAAGAAAGCCGAGCTAAAGATGAATCCATAAAGAAATTGGAAGAGAACATACAGAACCTAGAATGTAAGCACAAAGGAAGAGACCACTCATACAGAAGTCTCCAGGAGAAGAACAAAGAACTTGAAAGCCAGGTTGATTTGCTGAATAACCAATCAGAAAAACAAAGCGCACAGCTCCAAGAAAGACTAAAGAGCAGAGATGAAATTTGCAGCAATCTCCAGGAAAAG GTCAAGGAGCTAGAATGTAAGCTCCGGGAGAGACACCAATCGGACTCTGCAGCTTACCACCAGAAG GTTAAAGATTATGAGAATAAATTGAAAGATTCTGAAGAAATTTCCCTTGTGTGGCAACAGAAGGCCAAGGATTATGAGAATAAGTTGAAAGAGTCTGAAGGCAACTCGTTTGTGTGGCAGCAGAAG ATTAAAGAGTTggagacaaaacacaaagcCGAGCAAAGTCAAGAAGCAGTGTTACTACGACAGAAG attaAAGAACTTGAAATGAGACTTAAGGAGCAAGAGCAGCATATACAACAAATGGCAACAACTAGAGAATTCCCTGATGTTGTGAATGCTACTCCTAATGAAGTGAGAACCTGCTTCAAAGACGACAACTTTGGCAATGAGAATATAGAATCCAACAACAACATCCTGACAACATCAAACCGTCTCAAGATCAACAAAAGACATGATTCATTAAATCTCAATGAGATGACTAGAAAGAAGAGGGCCTCGAGAAGCGGCGAAACAGAGAACAACGGTGATGATCCTCATATGAAGGAGAAACGGATCAGGAAATCAGACCCACCAAAGGTTCTCTCCAGAGTAGTCAGACCAACAAGACCAGCTTCTGGTTCATCAAACCCAGTCCCTGTGGCTCATAAGAGAGTTATTAAAAGAGAACAACAAGAAGCTCCGGTCGGGAAAGAGAGAGACCCCAAGAAGAAGATCTGGTCgagataa
- the LOC104702796 gene encoding dirigent protein 4-like translates to MGQRTGIVGFSRYLCITFALGEYYSKTRPFTPKQEVVTNLHFFFHDTLTSPNASAVLIAKPTLTGGDNSSSPSPFGSLFAVDDPLTVGPDPKSEKIGNARGMYVSSGKDVPTLTMYVDFGFTSGKFNGSSFAVFSRNTIMEKEREVAVVGGRGRFRRLEEWLYSIHTQLT, encoded by the coding sequence ATGGGTCAGAGAACAGGAATTGTTGGGTTTAGTCGTTATCTATGCATCACCTTCGCACTCGGTGAATACTACTCAAAAACTCGTCCATTCACACCAAAACAAGAAGTGGTCACCAATCTTCATTTCTTCTTTCACGACACTCTCACATCCCCAAACGCATCAGCTGTCCTCATTGCCAAGCCTACCCTCACCGGAGGAGACAACAGCTCTTCTCCGTCACCCTTCGGCTCTCTTTTCGCCGTTGATGACCCTCTTACCGTAGGACCGGACCCGAAATCTGAGAAGATAGGGAACGCTAGAGGGATGTACGTTTCCTCTGGAAAAGATGTTCCCACGTTAACCATGTACGTCGACTTCGGATTCACCTCCGGCAAGTTTAACGGCAGTTCTTTCGCCGTGTTCTCGAGGAACACCATAATGGAGAAAGAGAGGGAGGTCGCCGTTGTGGGAGGTCGAGGAAGGTTTAGGAGGCTAGAGGAGTGGCTCTACTCAATACATACTCAGTTAACTTGA
- the LOC104704973 gene encoding UDP-glycosyltransferase 91A1-like translates to MPNLEDNNGDGAKLHVAMFPFLAFGHMVPYLELSKLIAEKGHTVSFISTPRNIDRLLPRLPENLSSAINFVKLPLPVVGDNKLPEDGEATTDLPVELISYLKIAYDGLKSPVTKFLESAKPDWVLQDFAAYWLPPISRSLGIKTGFLSAYNGATLGILKPPGFEEYRTCPADFMKPPKWVPFETPVAFKLFECRYIFHGFMAETTEGNVPDIHRVGGVIDGCDAIFVRSCYEYEAEWLGMIQDLHRKPVIPVGVLPPKMEEKFEDTDTWLTVKKWLDSRKTKSVVYVAFGSEAKPSQTELNEIALGLELSGLPFFWVLRTRRGSGDTEPVELPEGFEERTAGRGMVWRGWVEQLRTLSHDSIGLALTHPGWGTIIEAIRFSKPMAVLVFLNDQGLNARVIEQKKIGYMIPRDETEGFFTKESVAKSLKLVMEEEEGKVYRENVKDMKGVFGDMDRQDRYVDSFLDYLVAHR, encoded by the coding sequence ATGCCAAACTTAGAAGACAACAATGGAGATGGAGCAAAGCTCCACGTGGCCATGTTCCCATTCTTAGCCTTTGGTCACATGGTTCCATACTTGGAGCTCTCTAAGCTCATCGCTGAAAAGGGCCACACCGTCTCTTTCATCTCCACTCCACGTAACATCGATCGCCTCCTCCCACGGTTGCCGGAGAATCTCTCCTCCGCCATTAACTTCGTCAAGCTTCCACTTCCCGTCGTCGGCGACAACAAACTCCCGGAGGACGGCGAAGCCACCACCGACTTGCCTGTTGAACTTATCTCTTACTTAAAAATCGCTTACGACGGGTTGAAGTCTCCGGTGACGAAGTTTCTTGAATCTGCCAAACCAGACTGGGTTCTTCAAGATTTCGCGGCGTATTGGCTTCCTCCGATCTCTCGCAGCCTTGGAATCAAGACAGGTTTCTTAAGCGCTTACAACGGCGCGACGCTCGGGATTCTGAAACCGCCGGGGTTCGAAGAGTACCGTACTTGTCCGGCGGATTTCATGAAGCCGCCTAAGTGGGTTCCGTTCGAAACTCCGGTGGCTTTCAAGTTATTCGAGTGCCGGTACATTTTTCATGGATTCATGGCGGAGACCACCGAAGGAAACGTCCCCGACATCCACCGTGTCGGCGGCGTGATCGACGGCTGTGACGCCATCTTCGTACGGAGCTGTTACGAGTATGAAGCTGAGTGGCTAGGAATGATACAAGATCTTCACCGGAAACCTGTTATACCGGTGGGCGTTTTACCACCTAAAATGGAAGAAAAGTTTGAAGACACCGACACGTGGCTGACTGTTAAGAAGTGGTTGGACTCCCGGAAAACTAAATCCGTTGTTTACGTAGCTTTCGGTTCAGAAGCTAAACCGAGTCAAACGGAGCTGAATGAGATCGCTCTCGGTTTAGAGCTTTCCGGTTTACCTTTCTTTTGGGTGTTAAGGACTCGTCGTGGTTCGGGGGATACCGAACCAGTTGAGCTTCCGGAAGGGTTCGAAGAGCGTACGGCGGGTAGAGGAATGGTGTGGAGAGGTTGGGTTGAGCAATTAAGAACACTGAGCCATGATTCCATCGGTTTGGCCCTGACTCATCCCGGATGGGGAACGATAATCGAAGCTATCAGGTTTTCTAAACCGATGGCAGTACTGGTTTTTCTGAACGACCAAGGATTGAATGCTAGAGTCATCGAGCAGAAGAAAATTGGGTATATGATCCCTCGGGATGAGACAGAAGGTTTCTTTACCAAAGAAAGTGTTGCCAAGTCACTAAAACTGGtcatggaggaagaagaagggaagGTTTATAGAGAGAATGTGAAGGACATGAAGGGAGTGTTTGGAGACATGGATAGACAAGATCGTTATGTGGACTCATTCTTGGATTATCTTGTTGCTCATCGTTAA